One part of the Hyalangium ruber genome encodes these proteins:
- a CDS encoding TIGR02269 family lipoprotein has translation MSSRLRTLGLSVFLAACASTNASLPETREPELVSWEEGCQDTSTLELLCAEDTCAFFRCRDLVFEEEAVSARVEPARWNRAFTPGARRARSGRYPRQDAEPVFLIRWHNHPAPTLPRQHQPPPPELLVKHHIFPQAPDLAAWFRLQGINIHQYTLLIPRNVHIRIHSGGPRGGRWNEAWRHFTEGRESAAPEEIWGHAIHLIVKFDLAGAQMLPYR, from the coding sequence GTGAGCTCGCGGCTGCGAACACTCGGGCTGAGCGTGTTTCTGGCGGCGTGCGCGTCCACGAACGCCTCGCTGCCAGAAACCCGTGAGCCGGAGCTCGTCTCCTGGGAGGAAGGCTGTCAGGACACCTCGACGCTGGAGTTGCTCTGCGCCGAGGACACCTGTGCCTTCTTCCGCTGCCGGGATCTGGTGTTCGAGGAAGAAGCGGTGTCCGCGAGGGTGGAGCCTGCTCGCTGGAACCGTGCGTTCACCCCTGGCGCTCGCCGGGCCCGGTCGGGCAGATATCCACGCCAAGACGCCGAGCCGGTCTTCCTCATCCGCTGGCACAACCACCCTGCCCCCACCCTACCCCGTCAGCACCAGCCTCCTCCGCCCGAGCTGCTGGTCAAGCACCACATCTTTCCTCAGGCCCCGGACCTTGCCGCGTGGTTTCGCCTGCAGGGCATCAACATCCACCAGTACACGCTGCTGATTCCACGCAACGTCCACATCCGGATTCACAGCGGAGGCCCTCGCGGAGGCAGGTGGAACGAGGCTTGGAGGCACTTCACCGAGGGCCGTGAAAGCGCGGCACCCGAAGAGATCTGGGGTCACGCCATCCATCTCATCGTCAAGTTCGATCTGGCGGGAGCCCAGATGCTTCCTTACCGCTGA
- a CDS encoding double-CXXCG motif protein codes for MRFYRLREDEKAGYTGDISAASKWGLPGARCPGCGATWASAATAYPCVDLSQHPNRAEFVVPRPEPLEEFERLRELIKSLVPPGARIPPGTRFGPLVGKAWGSFGAFFFQNPWVLVVRREAMESLQDAGVQGLEGRKPELRFRQKNNPPELVELQLVPLGLLHPDCLPPRPPPCSRCGRDGFKLPEDLILDAASLPTHTDVFRLGNFATVLVGNERFKDAVQRLGLDGIVFHELPLR; via the coding sequence ATGCGCTTCTACCGACTGCGTGAGGATGAAAAGGCGGGCTACACAGGTGACATCAGCGCTGCCTCCAAGTGGGGCCTCCCGGGGGCGAGGTGTCCAGGTTGCGGGGCCACCTGGGCCAGTGCCGCAACTGCCTATCCCTGCGTGGACCTTTCCCAGCACCCAAACCGTGCTGAATTCGTTGTGCCAAGGCCCGAACCTCTAGAAGAGTTCGAGAGACTGCGTGAGCTGATCAAGTCCCTGGTTCCCCCAGGAGCACGCATTCCTCCCGGGACGCGGTTTGGCCCCTTGGTAGGAAAAGCTTGGGGCAGCTTCGGCGCGTTCTTCTTCCAGAATCCCTGGGTCCTCGTGGTGCGGCGAGAGGCGATGGAGTCCCTCCAGGACGCGGGGGTTCAGGGACTGGAAGGCCGCAAGCCCGAGCTCCGCTTCCGTCAGAAGAACAACCCGCCCGAGCTGGTCGAACTTCAGCTCGTGCCTCTCGGCCTGCTCCATCCGGATTGCCTACCGCCGCGACCGCCTCCGTGCTCCCGCTGCGGGCGCGACGGCTTCAAGCTGCCCGAGGACCTCATCCTCGACGCCGCCTCGCTGCCCACCCACACCGACGTCTTCCGCCTGGGCAACTTCGCCACCGTGCTGGTGGGCAACGAGCGCTTCAAGGACGCCGTCCAGCGCCTGGGGCTCGATGGCATCGTCTTCCACGAGCTCCCACTGCGCTGA